From the genome of Methylomonas sp. UP202, one region includes:
- the tnpB gene encoding IS66 family insertion sequence element accessory protein TnpB (TnpB, as the term is used for proteins encoded by IS66 family insertion elements, is considered an accessory protein, since TnpC, encoded by a neighboring gene, is a DDE family transposase.), producing the protein MSGLIDYPAQIWLAVAPVDMRRGLDGLSAIVQQSLGHAPCAGSAFIFRNRAGNRLRLLVWDGNGVWLCQRRLHQGSFVWPRVGDAVFALTQAQWHWLIAGVDWQRLSAQPQADWQV; encoded by the coding sequence ATGTCTGGCTTGATCGATTATCCCGCGCAGATTTGGTTGGCGGTGGCGCCGGTGGACATGCGGCGTGGTTTGGATGGCTTGTCGGCCATTGTTCAACAGAGTCTGGGGCATGCCCCGTGTGCCGGATCGGCGTTTATCTTTCGTAATCGTGCGGGCAACCGGCTACGGTTGTTGGTGTGGGATGGCAATGGGGTTTGGCTGTGTCAGCGCCGTTTGCACCAAGGCAGTTTTGTCTGGCCCAGGGTGGGCGATGCGGTGTTTGCGCTGACGCAGGCGCAATGGCACTGGTTAATTGCTGGAGTCGATTGGCAACGCTTATCCGCCCAGCCCCAAGCCGACTGGCAGGTGTGA
- a CDS encoding IS66 family transposase, whose amino-acid sequence MDQAAQDAQVIQAKDATIHAKDLKIGALTHELAYYKRIRFSRKNESLAPLQRDVFEETWNSDISAIDEEVEQLRDDQPCDTVARPKRPRAGRQPLPEHLPRIEHRHEPESCSCGHCGKDLVKVGEDISEQLDVEPAKFFVHRHIRPQYACRACETITAAPIPPAVIDGGMAAVGLLTWVLIGKYLDHLPLYRLEQIAARDGVILSRSTLADWVGRLGVALAPLADRLAWHLLQRDSLHADETPVPQLDPGSGKTKKAYLWAYRSNDLQPGPKLIVFDYQAGRGGRHVQQFLGDWHGHLVVDDYAGYKALFAATRAHPASQHPLEPCIELACLAHARRKFFDLFQASQSLIAQDALNRIAKLYAVEAAARDLSIAERKQWRAETSLPLLVELHDWLQQTRLRTAPGTATAKAIDYSLKRWAALRRYADTGDLPIDNNPVENCIRPIALGKKNWLFAGSERAGQRAAVIQTLLGTAKLNGLDPAAWLKDTLEKLPIWPNSRIDELLPFGDLD is encoded by the coding sequence ATGGATCAGGCAGCCCAGGATGCCCAAGTCATCCAAGCCAAAGACGCCACGATTCACGCCAAAGACCTCAAAATCGGCGCGCTGACCCATGAGCTGGCGTATTACAAACGCATCCGCTTCAGTCGCAAGAACGAAAGTCTGGCCCCGTTGCAGCGGGATGTGTTCGAGGAAACCTGGAATTCCGATATCTCAGCGATTGATGAGGAAGTCGAACAACTCCGGGATGATCAGCCCTGCGATACCGTGGCCCGTCCCAAACGCCCACGCGCTGGTCGCCAACCGTTGCCTGAGCATCTGCCGCGCATTGAGCATCGCCATGAGCCTGAGTCCTGCTCCTGTGGCCACTGCGGTAAAGACCTGGTCAAAGTCGGCGAAGACATCAGCGAGCAACTGGACGTCGAACCGGCCAAGTTCTTTGTGCATCGACACATTCGTCCGCAATACGCCTGTCGGGCCTGCGAAACCATCACCGCAGCACCGATTCCACCGGCGGTGATCGATGGCGGTATGGCTGCCGTCGGTTTGCTCACCTGGGTGCTGATCGGTAAATACCTCGATCATTTGCCGCTGTACCGGTTGGAACAAATCGCCGCACGTGACGGGGTGATCCTGTCCCGCTCCACACTCGCCGACTGGGTCGGACGACTCGGTGTCGCTTTAGCGCCCTTAGCCGACCGCTTGGCTTGGCATTTGTTGCAAAGGGATAGCTTACATGCCGACGAGACGCCGGTACCGCAACTGGATCCCGGTAGTGGCAAAACCAAAAAAGCCTATCTGTGGGCCTATCGCAGCAATGATCTGCAACCGGGACCGAAGCTTATCGTCTTCGATTATCAAGCCGGTCGCGGCGGCCGGCATGTGCAACAATTTCTGGGCGATTGGCACGGCCATTTAGTGGTGGATGACTATGCGGGGTATAAGGCCCTGTTTGCTGCGACCCGTGCCCATCCCGCATCGCAACACCCGCTAGAGCCGTGTATCGAACTGGCCTGCCTAGCGCATGCGCGGCGCAAATTCTTCGACCTGTTCCAGGCCAGTCAAAGCCTTATCGCGCAAGACGCACTGAATCGTATCGCCAAGCTGTATGCGGTCGAAGCCGCAGCCCGTGATTTAAGCATTGCTGAGCGCAAACAGTGGCGCGCCGAAACCAGTCTGCCGCTCCTGGTCGAGCTACACGACTGGCTACAGCAAACCCGTTTGCGCACCGCACCCGGCACGGCAACCGCCAAAGCCATCGACTACAGCTTGAAACGCTGGGCGGCGCTCAGACGGTACGCCGACACCGGCGATCTGCCTATCGACAACAACCCGGTGGAAAACTGCATTCGCCCCATTGCCTTGGGCAAGAAGAACTGGTTGTTTGCCGGATCGGAACGCGCCGGTCAACGAGCCGCCGTTATTCAAACCCTGCTAGGCACCGCCAAACTCAATGGCCTCGATCCGGCCGCCTGGCTAAAAGACACCCTGGAAAAACTCCCCATCTGGCCCAACAGCCGCATCGACGAACTGCTGCCGTTCGGTGATCTGGATTAA
- a CDS encoding glycosyltransferase family 2 protein has protein sequence MKIDITFLNYEQCQVMLSETPRDGVLVVCQTDASGAEVVLGRFPLTGAALPIAIPIGTERSEELERLVFHEYNGDTQRAVAHRLNLAATLLARQALQAGVYRARPSTVKRVAALTIAYNEDFVLPKWVDYYGRQFGLENLYVIDDGSDRDPRTYLPAAVNVIRQPRTSFDSWRLSRSLGIFQHFLLETYDLVVVTDSDEFIVPTRSAYSSLADYVTRLSVDTPRRLIPTGWDLVHLRGSDAAIDLSQPIVGQRRALLRNTALDKVAILSDHVSFTPGQHQCYERSEKADDLTLIHLRYFDYEFSREKLQRYRTTTWAANDLSAGLSYHQRQEFSALEQEFQRFEDRYQGGGQETNVLNDFWRAQLSV, from the coding sequence ATGAAAATCGATATTACTTTTTTGAATTACGAGCAGTGCCAGGTCATGTTGTCGGAGACGCCGCGCGACGGCGTGCTGGTGGTTTGCCAGACCGACGCTTCCGGCGCCGAGGTCGTGCTGGGCCGCTTTCCGCTGACCGGCGCGGCCTTGCCGATCGCGATACCGATCGGCACCGAGCGGAGCGAGGAGTTGGAGCGCCTGGTGTTCCACGAATACAACGGCGACACGCAACGGGCGGTCGCGCACCGGTTGAATCTGGCCGCCACGCTGTTAGCCCGGCAAGCCCTGCAAGCCGGGGTTTACCGAGCTAGGCCGAGCACGGTCAAGCGGGTGGCGGCGCTGACGATTGCCTATAACGAGGACTTCGTGCTGCCGAAATGGGTGGATTACTACGGACGCCAGTTCGGTCTGGAAAATCTGTATGTGATCGACGACGGCTCGGACCGCGATCCGCGCACTTATCTGCCGGCGGCTGTCAATGTGATTCGCCAGCCCCGCACCAGTTTCGATTCGTGGCGGCTGTCGCGCAGTCTGGGCATTTTCCAACATTTTCTGCTGGAGACTTACGACTTGGTGGTGGTGACCGATTCAGACGAATTCATCGTGCCGACCCGCTCCGCGTATTCGAGTCTGGCCGATTACGTGACCCGCTTGTCCGTCGATACGCCCAGGCGGTTAATCCCAACCGGCTGGGATTTGGTGCATCTACGCGGCAGCGACGCGGCGATCGATCTGTCCCAACCCATTGTCGGCCAGCGGCGGGCCTTGTTGCGCAACACCGCCTTGGACAAGGTGGCCATCCTCAGCGACCACGTGTCGTTCACGCCGGGCCAGCACCAATGCTACGAACGTAGCGAAAAAGCCGACGACCTGACGCTGATCCATTTGCGCTACTTCGATTACGAGTTTTCCCGCGAAAAACTTCAGCGCTACCGGACCACGACCTGGGCCGCCAACGATTTATCGGCCGGCCTGTCCTACCATCAACGTCAGGAATTTAGCGCGTTGGAGCAGGAGTTTCAGCGCTTCGAGGACCGTTACCAAGGCGGCGGCCAGGAAACCAATGTACTGAACGACTTTTGGCGGGCGCAGTTGAGCGTGTAG
- a CDS encoding IS66 family insertion sequence element accessory protein TnpB translates to MAVTSKWRQHIEEWQGSGLSQVEYCVQEGINVRTFTARLCDYRKRPAVEPVALVPVQIEQPEPASVATPAAAAMVLTDVDGYRLEISSSVSAGWVAELLRCLA, encoded by the coding sequence ATGGCCGTTACATCGAAATGGCGTCAGCATATTGAAGAATGGCAAGGCAGTGGTTTGTCGCAGGTTGAGTATTGCGTGCAGGAAGGCATCAATGTACGGACATTTACTGCCAGACTGTGCGACTATCGCAAACGGCCTGCGGTAGAGCCGGTCGCTTTGGTGCCGGTGCAGATTGAACAGCCTGAGCCTGCTTCTGTGGCGACACCCGCAGCTGCGGCTATGGTCTTGACCGATGTCGACGGTTATAGGCTGGAGATTTCGTCTTCAGTATCGGCGGGCTGGGTAGCCGAGTTGTTACGATGTCTGGCTTGA
- a CDS encoding IS66 family insertion sequence element accessory protein TnpB, producing MAVTSKWRQHIEEWQGSGLSQVEYCVQEGINVRTFTARLCDYRKRPAVEPVALVPVQIEQPEPASVVTPAAAAMVLTDAHGYRLEISSSVSAGWVAELLRCLA from the coding sequence ATGGCCGTTACATCGAAATGGCGTCAGCATATTGAAGAATGGCAAGGCAGTGGTTTGTCGCAGGTTGAGTATTGCGTGCAGGAAGGCATCAATGTACGGACATTTACTGCCAGACTGTGCGACTATCGCAAACGGCCTGCGGTAGAGCCGGTCGCTTTGGTGCCGGTGCAGATTGAACAGCCTGAGCCTGCTTCTGTGGTGACACCCGCAGCTGCGGCTATGGTCTTGACCGATGCCCACGGTTATAGGCTGGAGATTTCGTCTTCAGTATCGGCGGGCTGGGTAGCCGAGTTGTTACGATGTCTGGCTTGA
- a CDS encoding colicin immunity protein has translation MKGTRGQIYNSSSDFFQLEGSAVMLLTSAAAQSVCFEASGHSLVVVRVEGGIWRNPGFEARLDCIWDGRDPPLSQIEATSNNLRASDMIREESGVHDVFIITTAPLSGYRHN, from the coding sequence ATGAAAGGCACTAGAGGGCAAATCTATAATTCTTCATCAGACTTTTTTCAGTTGGAAGGTTCCGCCGTTATGCTTTTAACATCAGCGGCAGCTCAAAGCGTGTGTTTTGAGGCGTCTGGACATAGTCTTGTTGTTGTTCGCGTTGAAGGTGGCATTTGGCGCAATCCAGGATTTGAAGCTCGGCTTGATTGCATATGGGATGGCCGCGATCCGCCGCTATCGCAAATAGAAGCGACCTCCAATAATTTACGAGCTAGCGATATGATCCGAGAAGAAAGCGGAGTTCACGACGTTTTTATCATTACAACTGCCCCTTTGTCTGGATATAGGCACAACTGA
- a CDS encoding immunity 53 family protein: MNIDNDLINSLERWYLSMCNDDWEHTYGIFISNIDNPGWCLKVELSGTNLEEVYFEDLMLQREDENDWIICKVENGTFIGYGGPKNLKELINTFLVWSERRAVGPISEA, from the coding sequence ATGAATATTGACAATGACTTAATAAATAGCCTTGAGCGATGGTACCTGTCAATGTGTAATGACGACTGGGAGCATACATACGGCATATTTATAAGTAACATCGACAATCCAGGGTGGTGCTTAAAAGTGGAGCTGAGTGGTACCAATCTTGAAGAGGTATATTTTGAAGACTTAATGCTCCAAAGAGAAGACGAAAATGATTGGATAATTTGTAAAGTAGAAAACGGGACGTTTATAGGCTACGGTGGGCCGAAAAACTTGAAGGAATTGATTAATACTTTCCTTGTCTGGTCTGAGCGAAGGGCCGTAGGTCCGATTAGCGAAGCGTAA
- a CDS encoding colicin E5-related ribonuclease, translating into MGNIHLAVIDQRPDSSLVNLAYIETDFTNTPRFLRRPAGDLTQPISAWPIAPYGDTPALEDPDGDGAKTTFNLGYPGQYYDAFSGLHYKHTRYFSPHVGRYLQPDLIGLEGGTNVYTYANGNPVSYTDPTGTESESCGCFSIFNLFNFSSWAIQTVITEISESSQADNNQESAGNGTISNINIDDKIRDQMGERGWTEQDIENTVKGEATGASIDKRSSEKTQDGLGRDDIASVYGTPKEYIVVNDRTGEIVQVSDRNNPNWIPDGRIRWR; encoded by the coding sequence TTGGGCAACATCCATCTGGCGGTGATCGACCAACGGCCGGACAGCAGTTTGGTCAACCTGGCCTATATCGAAACCGACTTCACCAACACCCCGCGCTTTTTGCGCCGGCCGGCCGGCGACCTGACCCAACCGATCTCGGCCTGGCCAATCGCCCCCTACGGCGATACCCCGGCCCTGGAAGACCCGGACGGCGACGGCGCGAAGACCACCTTCAACCTGGGTTACCCCGGCCAATACTACGACGCCTTCTCCGGCCTGCACTACAAGCACACCCGCTATTTCTCCCCACACGTCGGCCGCTACCTGCAACCCGACCTGATCGGCCTGGAAGGCGGCACCAACGTCTATACTTACGCCAACGGCAATCCGGTCAGTTATACCGATCCGACGGGGACTGAAAGCGAAAGCTGCGGTTGTTTCTCGATATTTAACCTATTCAATTTCTCGAGCTGGGCGATCCAGACGGTTATAACGGAAATATCGGAGTCGTCGCAAGCAGATAATAATCAAGAGAGTGCTGGGAATGGAACTATAAGCAATATTAATATTGACGACAAAATTCGAGATCAAATGGGAGAGCGGGGCTGGACGGAACAAGATATTGAAAATACTGTAAAAGGCGAGGCAACGGGAGCATCGATTGACAAACGTAGCTCTGAAAAAACGCAAGACGGTCTTGGTCGGGATGATATTGCTTCAGTCTATGGAACACCAAAGGAGTATATAGTCGTGAATGACCGCACAGGGGAAATCGTGCAAGTTAGTGATAGAAATAACCCAAATTGGATACCTGATGGTCGAATTAGATGGAGATAG